The DNA sequence CTGTGCTGCAACCTAAGAACAAGCATAAGCCAGTTAATGTATAGGCTCTCATTTTATTCGTTGTCGCTATATCCCAAGTACCTTTTACTTTTACTATTTCTTCTTCTTTTAGTGGGTTTGTATCGCACCACTCAAAGTATTCACATGATGCATCCCATAGCATTTCGGGAGAACTGAATAATTTGTCCCTTCCGTGCTTACTGCGTTGTTTCCAAAATTGATTTCCTTTAGGTGCTCCCATATCTTTATTTCTTTTAAACTTCCACTTCCATAACAAACCCCCAGTAGTCACATCTCCAATAAGTGCTATTCACTCTATGGTAATAGATGTTGATTCCTTTGGTAATCATTCTTTTGATCGATTCCAGTTTTCTAATGATCTTTAATAACTCTCTTTGGCACTTTCTTCTTTCTCTCCTATTGAAAGGATCTTGGTGAGTGGTTATGTGCTTTAGGTATTCATTTTCTTGAATGGTTGGGATTATTCTTTTTTCAGTTTTTGGTAGTGTTCTCCATAGCATTGTTATTCCGAATGCTATTATTGTTATGATAATTATTAGCGTTGATTCCATAATATGTGATTAATTGTACTGTTGTAAGCATCTATTGTCCAATGTTCTCTTTTCCCTTTTCTCTCGTTTTTTAACATCAAAAACAGTTCTTCGTCGTAAATGGTCGACTCACTATCCAGCATCTCAAGTTTAGTAAGGCATTCGGGGATAAAAAACCAATGTTCACCACAATCTGAACGAACCTCTTTTAATGCGATTTGCTTTATCTTTTTAACACTGTTGTCTAGCACTTGTTTCGGAAATTCTATGAAGTTGTATTCCCCTTTTATTCCTAGTCTAATTCCATTTTCGTTATCGAGTACAGTGTCCCATGCTTTATCAATATGCTCTTCAACAATGATTGAATGCTCATACGTTCCGACTTGATGAATGATCTCCATTTCGATAAGGGTGATATTTTCGTTTATTACTTTCATTGTTGTTTTAGTTTGATATATGTTCTTAAATTGATTTCTGCTTTGTTCTCCAACCTATCGTCAAACCAATCAAGGATCGCTCCTTTTGGGTAGTTGTGTTTTAAATCTTCCGTCATGTCGTTTACATTAAAAAAGTAGTGATCTCCGAAGCAAGCTAGTCCTCCTACTTCATCGCCTACCCAGTATTCTAGGTACATCCCGTGTTTCTTTGCGAAGCATTCTGCAATAGTTTGACAAATCGCTTCGTGTTTTCCGATTAGTAGGTTGTAATTATTCATGGCTTAAACATTTTCGATGTCAGGTGCACAGTTACACAAGCCTACGTTTAGCCAGCATTTGCATTTTCTTTTTAACTCTCTCTCTGATTTCTTTGAGTTCGGACTTTGTCCACTTTTTGATTGTTTGTTTGCTTTCTTTGGCTCTTTCGAGTAGGTTATGATACCTTTCATATCCAATTCTTTTGGGTAAATTTTCGGTATAGATTTGATGTTCGCCCTCGTTACGGCGGTTACATTTACGGCATTGTCCGTGAATATTATCAAAGTCAAATCTTATTGCTGAATAGTTGTTATTGTTTCCTAAATGAAAGTAGTGACCCGCATCGAAGTTGCGTTCGTCTCTTAGGATGGAGCTACACGTAATACAAGTTTTCCCGACATCTCGTTGTCTTATGTATTCGTGTACTGTTTTCTTTGTTGAATGTAAAGCGTGATTGAGTGATTTCTCTTTTCGTTGTTGGATTCTTTCTTTTTGAAATTCCAACGCTCTCTTTTTGCTTTTTTGGGATTCTTTTTTGGCTAACTTTAAAGCACAGGTAAACCCACACGCAGTTTCAGTTGTTGATCTTACTGGTGTGAAAAATTTGCCACAATTACGGCATTTCTTTCTCTTTATATGTGCTTTCTGCTTCGTCTCCCCCTCTGCCATCTAAATAGGAAATTGATACAGTTATCGAGGGATGTCCGTAAATTAGATTATTACGGGATGGCAACGAATGTTGTATTTGATACTCAAATTTACGAATATTCTTTTAAATATCAGTTTTTTAGGCACAAAAAAACACCTCTTAATTTAAGAAGTGTTCCTTTAAAACTAAATTGCACTCAGATACTACAATGAGTGCATACAACGTTATGCTTAACAACGGCACAACTGAGTACAAATATAAGAAATACTATTGATATATTTTGGTTGATATGCTTTTTTTAGTATTTTTGAATTCACTTAATATTTAATCCTAAACATCTTGTATTTGAAAAGAAGTAGGATATAACTTTAAAAAGGCTATAACCTAATTATAGCCTTTTTTATTGACTAATTTTTTAGTATAAGTTTTATTACTTAAACATTCTTTAATGTTCATCATACGCCAAATAGCTTGCTTTTCCTCTGCTGTTAAAGGTTTTTTGGTTTTTAAAGATTCTTCAGACGGCTCACCAAATAATCGATGCTTCTGCACATAAGCGTCTGTAAAGTCTTTTAAAAATTGTTTTCTTTCTTTTTCAAAGTTCTCAAAATGAAAATCAATCATTTCTAATATTTGTACGTGTTGATAGTCGGTCACTTTAGCTGCAATTTCTTTATAACCTTTTACTCCGTAAATACTTTCATTATTAGATACCTTGTAAATTATCTGAAGTATTATTTTTTTCTTCAGCAACCCAGTATAAGGGTAGTATCTTTCTTTAGGCGTTTCTTGATCAATATCCTCAATGGTTAAATCGTGCTTTTCCAATAACCTATTTAACATAAATTCAGCATTTACCTTTTCACCATCAACACCTCTTTTTGTCAATTCATAGAGCTTTGATAATTTGTCTTTTAATTTATCACTCATAATTAGTCTTTAAATGTTATTTCGTTTTTCATAATAGTTTTTAGTTTCTAAGTAGCTCCTTAATATCATTAATCAAAAAATTCGCATCTGGGAAATTCATACTTAATAAATCAAGCTTTCTAAAAGCCTGCTTCATATCGTCGTCTTTTAAAACGTGAGCTTTCACTTCAAAAGTAACAATGGTTGGTCTGAAAGGGTAATTGCTTTCTTTCTCTACGGTGTAGTTAGTATTAATTAAACCCTCCTCCATAGCTTTTAGGATTAGGTTTTTTGACATACGTTTATATACGTCATCTAAGTAGTCTTCGGGTAATTCTCCCCAAAAATCTTTTTTGTGTGTTGTTCCTATTAACATAGTTTATTTAGTTTTTGGTTTGTTGCAATGTAGTAGTAGTCGTATATTTAAAGCTATCGCACAGCTAAACTTTAACCTTACCCAGTAAATATGTTAAGCTACTAGCTGTTGGTTCGCAAAGTAATTCCCACTCATCTCTACCTAGTATATATTTTCTACTTTTAACTACGAAATTTAAAAGTGTATAGTTATTACGACCCTTTACTCCCTTGTCTTTGCTCCAAGGTTTAATTCTGAAACTTGCTCTCATGAAGTCTTTGTTGCTTGTCACAATTTCATCACCCACCATTGGTACATATTCTAATTCCTTTATGCTGCTTAGGTTAAATATTTTTGTGTTTTTATCGTCACACGTGAACCGTACTTTTGCCATCGCTATTTTTCTTAAAGTTTCTTTGATTTTTTTTGATTTTGGGTTTTTGTGATTTAACCCCTACGTAGGTAGAGTGCTTGCACTTTGGTTTTGTTAGTTCTTCCAGCTCCTTAATTCGTGCTTTTTGTCTCGCTATTTTCTCTTCTAGCTTATCTTTCTTATCAAGAAAATTCAAACATAAAAGTGAAATAATTAGAGCCGAGATTAATATTACTATACTCATACCTCAAAAGTTTCACATTGTTTTTCAAAAGCTTTTATCTTGGTTTTCATGTAATTTTTAAAGGTTACATCATTTTCCATCGAATCCCGAAATAAGCTGTAAATAACAAATTCATCAATTTTGGATTGAGCAATATTTTTAATGAAGTCTGTATAGGCATTACCTCCGTTAATTATGAAGCTTTGTTCATAATTGTAAACCATTTCTTCATCTCGCTTTATGATGCCCTCAACTGATTTCAATAAGCCGTTAAAATGATGCTTGGTTTTATGTTTAAGCTCTTTAGCCAATGGTGGCATACTTTTCATGCTCTCCAATGTCTCAATCAATATTTGCCCCGAAAGTACCATGTGTAGTACTTGGCTTAGTAGTTTTTCTTCTTTTTCTGTCATTTTTTAGTGTGTTAGTCAGTAATCAAACCTTTTCTAAGTCTTGCTATTTGATTAATTATCTGTTCGTTATGTGTGTTATTATCAATGGGTTCACAAATTAAATCTAAATTACCCTTGCAATATGGTACTGCTTCTTCTTTTGGATAAACTCCCGCATGAGTAGAATAAGAAACATAACCGCACTTATTCCATCCGTAATACATCCCTCGTTTTCTAATGTAACAATGCGTTATCTTAGGGTCTTGCAAATATTTTTCAATTTTTGCGTTATATTCCTCAACTCTAATCCTGTATTTAACTTCATGTCTCTGCATCTCTACACCCTTATAAACTACCTTGTCATATTGCTTTGCTCTACGTATCGGCATATTTAAGAAGGTCATTTCATCTTCGGATAATTCAAGCTTATAATCACACATATCAATTTCTCCACTTATTTTTTGCTTTGCTTGACCTCTTGTTTCTGCAAAAACAACAAATTCTGAATAGAGGTGTCCTTCGTGTATTTTGTCTAAATTTAGCTCGTATGCTTTATGCTTTATTTCTAGTTTCTCAGTCATTTTTTTTTGTTTGTTTGTAGGGTTGTTGCATTAACTCTAATGTCCGTAGTAAATTAATACATTGTTCTTCCAATCAAATGTTTTGTAAATCCTTACTAATTCAAATTGAGCATACTCGTACTTATGACTGGTTGTTACTGCATCACCATTATTTAGATTGTATGGTAGGTGATTTTGATACATAGGATGATTCCACTCAAAAGCCATACTTTTTATATGTTCTGCCAATTTGAAAACATCTTTTGAATCATATTCTTTTGGGTCTTTAAGACGCGGAAACTTATCGTTACTTATTATAGGCTCTAACAATTTTTTGTAATAGTCCTTTACTTTGTTTGCGTACAAATCCATAACTGATTCTAAAAACTTTCTGCCCACTAAATAAAAGTCATGTTCTTCTGTAAAACTCCTCTGCAACTCTTTATTTAAAAAAACAGGTTTGAATAGTTGTTTTGGGAACGAATCAACGTATTTACCTAATTCATAAAGTGTTGTTTGAGCAACATCATGCACGCCAACATGACCATTCATTGGCTCGTTCTTGTACTTGTATAACTCCTCTCTAGTGAAGTTTTTAATTTTATCATACTCCTTTCTTGGAATTGACGCTATGTAATTTCTATATCCCATTTTTAGTTTTTAGTCTTTTGTTAAGTCTACTTCGTGCCATATACCTTTTTCATCTCGGTATTCCCAACGGTTTTCATCGTAGGAATAAACATATAAACCTTTTGCAACCTCTTTACCGTTGTGGATTAGATGTTCAACGTCGTTTTCGTCTCGGTATTTAAAACGATTAAGGTCGTAGGTATGAATGTACAATCCTTTCTCTTTCGCTTCTTGTAGTGTCATACGATCTTTATTTTAAATTTCCTTTCAGCTTCTTCTTTTGTCATCGTTTCAATTTCTTCAATCTCTTCAATCTTTGAAACAGCTACAAGCACATTGGTTTTATCTTTCAATACATAAGGGTTTTTAGATCCCTCATAATAGCCGATTAATTCATACCAATCGCCTTTATAAATAACCTCTCTAGGTATCTGATTTTGCAACGTCTTTTCCCAGTCAATCATTTCGGGGGTGTAATGATGATCTTTATAAAATATATCTAATAAATTTTTGTGTTCAATTTCGATAAAGCAGCCTTTTATTTGACTCTTATGCCAATAAAAATCTCCATACCACTCCCCATCCTTCAAGTCCTCACGAATAAAGACTTTGTCGCCCTCTTTTAGTTTCCAGAATTTGTAGGGGATTATTTGATAGCCTTCTTTTTCGTAGAATGATTTTGGGGAGTATAATAAACTACTCGCTTCAACGTTGTAGCAAGTGCGTGATTCATATACACCCCAATAAATGCCTTCGATACCGCTTTCAAACTCACACCCGCATTCATTGATAAATACTCTCGCTTCTTCTTCCGTTTCGCAGTTGATTGCTATTTTCTCGTTGTTTAATTCCATAATCGTTTTTGTTTAATTATCTATTAACACACTTGTTATCTTATTTCTCTGCAGAAATATCTTAGCTATTC is a window from the Flavobacteriales bacterium genome containing:
- a CDS encoding DNA-packaging protein, with protein sequence MGAPKGNQFWKQRSKHGRDKLFSSPEMLWDASCEYFEWCDTNPLKEEEIVKVKGTWDIATTNKMRAYTLTGLCLFLGCSTEYLRHFEENNKDSKDFMPIITRIREVIYTQKFEGASAGLLNANIIARDLGLADKREQNVKVEQPLFPDE
- a CDS encoding recombination protein NinG, coding for MAEGETKQKAHIKRKKCRNCGKFFTPVRSTTETACGFTCALKLAKKESQKSKKRALEFQKERIQQRKEKSLNHALHSTKKTVHEYIRQRDVGKTCITCSSILRDERNFDAGHYFHLGNNNNYSAIRFDFDNIHGQCRKCNRRNEGEHQIYTENLPKRIGYERYHNLLERAKESKQTIKKWTKSELKEIRERVKKKMQMLAKRRLV